The following proteins come from a genomic window of Geminicoccaceae bacterium SCSIO 64248:
- a CDS encoding Ig-like domain-containing protein, with protein sequence MAAPVAQDDTITTKGEHIRLFNVVTGLFGPDTDADGDRLTVSRVAGQSSLVGASVQLDSGARFQLRQDGVLVFNPNDAYDDLPSGEVATESVTYTVRDSAGQTSTATVAITIGEPSADVTTSAGVYVQVSRGGPAFAERETWHASTNGELARVTDDASGASPRLSSNDGSARTGETVFFTEERGAFNDPNQGGNAAVWRVLADGDAARIDGITSPSVMQVGERAVIAGGIDGTYQIAFGNPDGSVDPLVLPDGVQAGAPLSVGSFGYFRDNTPDGVHLFRFDDQGTVEDVQDLLPDGISAYRFLGSWNEVLYFEGYRAADNTGRATFRLNADDSVDRIAAGWSDVDDFIVPFGDRIYKYVESAHTGFGTLTPVPPPDVPYNYGSNQAGFRTDADSLYASTNATFEFEGDQPYDRELLQIHLDGSSTIHDLVPGSGSSSPILAKTVGEDGLLFSATTPQTGRELFRLTQAGDVELVADIVPGPAGSGIQQVAEVGDDIYFTSDQGIGVGRELWRLDALGETTRVSDLGRADVGGIMIAVDPAGDDAGSLLV encoded by the coding sequence ATGGCCGCTCCGGTTGCCCAAGACGATACGATCACGACCAAGGGCGAGCACATTCGCCTGTTCAATGTCGTCACCGGCCTGTTCGGCCCCGATACGGACGCCGACGGCGACCGCCTGACGGTCTCGCGCGTCGCAGGCCAAAGCAGCCTAGTCGGCGCAAGCGTTCAGCTGGACTCGGGCGCCCGCTTCCAGTTGCGGCAGGACGGCGTCCTCGTCTTCAATCCGAACGACGCCTATGACGACCTCCCGTCAGGCGAGGTCGCGACCGAATCCGTGACGTATACGGTCCGCGATTCCGCCGGGCAGACGTCGACCGCCACGGTCGCGATCACCATCGGCGAGCCGTCCGCCGACGTCACGACCTCGGCGGGCGTCTATGTTCAGGTTTCTCGGGGCGGGCCGGCCTTTGCCGAGCGCGAGACGTGGCATGCCTCGACGAACGGCGAACTGGCACGTGTCACCGACGACGCTTCCGGCGCAAGCCCCCGGCTGTCCTCGAATGACGGTTCCGCCCGAACCGGCGAGACCGTGTTCTTCACCGAGGAACGAGGCGCGTTCAATGATCCGAACCAGGGCGGGAACGCTGCGGTCTGGCGCGTCTTGGCCGACGGCGACGCGGCGAGGATCGACGGCATCACGTCGCCTTCGGTCATGCAGGTCGGCGAGCGCGCGGTGATCGCGGGCGGGATCGACGGCACGTACCAGATTGCGTTCGGCAATCCCGATGGCAGCGTCGATCCCCTGGTCCTGCCGGACGGCGTCCAGGCCGGTGCTCCCTTGAGCGTGGGTTCCTTCGGCTACTTCAGGGATAACACACCGGACGGCGTCCATCTCTTCCGGTTCGACGACCAAGGTACCGTCGAGGACGTCCAGGATCTGTTGCCGGATGGAATCTCGGCCTACCGCTTCCTGGGCAGCTGGAACGAGGTGCTGTATTTCGAGGGCTATCGCGCCGCGGACAATACGGGCCGCGCCACGTTCCGCCTGAACGCCGACGACAGCGTGGATCGCATCGCGGCGGGCTGGAGCGACGTCGACGATTTCATCGTCCCGTTCGGCGATCGGATCTACAAATATGTCGAGAGCGCGCACACGGGCTTCGGTACGCTGACGCCCGTGCCCCCTCCCGACGTCCCCTACAACTACGGCTCCAACCAGGCCGGCTTCCGCACGGATGCCGATTCCCTCTACGCCTCGACCAACGCGACGTTCGAGTTCGAGGGCGACCAGCCGTACGACCGCGAACTCTTGCAGATCCATCTGGATGGCAGCTCGACCATCCACGACCTCGTGCCCGGAAGCGGCAGCTCCTCGCCGATTCTGGCGAAGACGGTCGGCGAGGACGGTTTGCTGTTCAGCGCCACCACGCCGCAGACCGGCCGCGAGTTGTTCCGCCTCACACAGGCCGGCGATGTCGAGCTGGTCGCCGACATCGTTCCCGGTCCGGCCGGCTCCGGAATCCAGCAGGTCGCCGAAGTCGGTGACGACATCTACTTCACCTCCGACCAGGGCATCGGCGTCGGTCGCGAGCTCTGGCGCCTGGACGCCCTGGGCGAGACGACCCGCGTGAGCGACTTGGGCCGCGCCGATGTCGGCGGCATCATGATTGCCGTCGATCCCGCCGGTGACGACGCCGGCAGTCTCCTGGTCTGA
- a CDS encoding DUF72 domain-containing protein, translating to MAGKAEGAIRIGIGGWTFAPWRGVFYPEGLAQKRELAYAAEKLTSIEINGTFYGSQKPESFARWRDETPDDFVFALKGPRFTTNRRVLAEAGESIGRFVASGITELGAKLGPINWQFAATKRYDPDDFEAFLALLPGKADGLALRHAVEVRHESFKDEGFVALARRYGVAVVLADSDTYPAIHDVSAPFVYVRLQSASEKEAQGYGKKALDAWAKRAGIWAGGGAPDDLALLAAAESKPPKARDVFVYMINGFKPKAPAAAMALIERVGKR from the coding sequence ATGGCAGGGAAGGCGGAAGGCGCCATTCGGATCGGCATCGGCGGCTGGACCTTCGCGCCATGGCGCGGCGTGTTCTACCCCGAGGGGCTCGCCCAGAAGCGCGAGCTCGCCTATGCCGCCGAGAAGCTGACCTCGATCGAGATCAACGGCACGTTCTACGGCTCGCAGAAGCCGGAGAGCTTCGCGCGCTGGCGCGACGAGACGCCCGACGACTTCGTCTTCGCGCTGAAAGGTCCGCGCTTCACCACCAATCGGCGCGTGCTGGCGGAGGCCGGTGAGTCGATCGGGCGCTTCGTGGCGAGCGGCATCACCGAGCTTGGCGCCAAGCTCGGGCCGATCAACTGGCAGTTCGCCGCGACCAAGCGCTACGATCCCGACGATTTCGAAGCGTTCCTCGCGCTCCTGCCAGGGAAGGCGGACGGACTCGCGCTTCGCCATGCCGTCGAGGTCCGGCACGAGAGCTTCAAGGACGAAGGCTTCGTTGCGCTCGCCCGGCGCTACGGCGTGGCCGTGGTGCTGGCCGACTCGGACACATACCCGGCGATCCACGATGTCAGCGCGCCGTTCGTCTATGTCCGGCTGCAATCGGCGAGCGAGAAGGAGGCGCAGGGATACGGCAAGAAGGCGCTGGATGCCTGGGCGAAGCGCGCCGGGATCTGGGCCGGCGGCGGCGCGCCCGATGACCTGGCCCTGCTCGCAGCCGCCGAGAGCAAGCCGCCGAAGGCGCGTGACGTGTTCGTCTACATGATCAACGGCTTCAAGCCCAAGGCGCCCGCCGCCGCCATGGCCCTGATCGAACGGGTGGGCAAGCGCTAG
- a CDS encoding NAD(+) synthase: MTFDSLYRHGFARVAACTVPVAIADPERNAAAVLDAARACHEAGVAVAVFPELVLSGYAIDDLLMQDALLSGVEDAARDLIEASRDLLPVLLVGAPLRHGARLYNTCLVIHRGRLLGVVAKVYLPNYREYYEHRHFASGAGTAGASVRFAGHEAPFGTDLLFEAEDVTGLCVHVEICEDMWVPIPPSGEGALAGATVLANLSASNITIGKADTRALLCRAQSARCLAAYLYAAAGAGESTTDVAWDGQAAIFENGDLLSETDRFPDGARLALADVDLDRLRQERLRMGSFDDNRRWHGSVTNTFRRIAFRLDPPAADLGLRRTVERFPFVPADPDRLAQDCYEAYNIQVSGLIQRLQAIGIKKAVIGVSGGLDSTQALIVTAQAFDRLGWPRRDILAYTMPGFATSDHTKDNAIRLMRSLGVSWQELDIRPTATTMLAGLDHPFAKGEPVYDVTFENVQAGLRTDYLFRLANHHGGIVIGTGDLSELALGWCTYGVGDHMSHYGVNAGVPKTLIQHLIRWVIASGQFETDVCSTLEAILATEISPELVPAGAGEGPQSTEARIGPYALQDFNLYYTLRFGFLPSKIAFLARHAWADPKRGEFPPGFPEDKRPSYDLPAIKHWLRVFLQRFFGFSQFKRSALPNGPKVSAGGSLSPRGDWRAPSDGNARIWLDDLDRNVPDM; the protein is encoded by the coding sequence ATGACCTTCGATTCGCTCTACCGCCATGGCTTCGCACGGGTCGCCGCTTGCACCGTGCCGGTCGCGATCGCCGACCCGGAGCGCAATGCCGCGGCGGTCCTCGATGCCGCGCGGGCGTGCCACGAGGCCGGCGTCGCGGTGGCGGTCTTCCCGGAACTGGTTCTGTCCGGCTATGCGATCGACGACCTGCTCATGCAGGACGCGCTCCTGAGCGGCGTCGAGGACGCGGCTCGGGACCTGATCGAGGCGTCGCGCGACCTGCTGCCCGTGCTTCTGGTCGGCGCGCCGCTGCGTCACGGCGCCCGGCTCTACAACACCTGCCTGGTGATCCATCGCGGCCGCCTGCTGGGTGTGGTCGCCAAGGTCTATCTGCCGAACTACCGTGAATATTACGAGCACCGGCATTTCGCCTCCGGCGCCGGCACGGCGGGCGCCAGCGTCCGCTTCGCCGGCCATGAGGCGCCGTTCGGCACCGATCTCCTGTTCGAGGCGGAGGACGTCACCGGCCTGTGCGTCCATGTCGAGATCTGCGAGGACATGTGGGTGCCGATCCCGCCCAGCGGGGAGGGCGCCCTCGCCGGAGCGACGGTGCTGGCCAACCTCTCGGCATCGAACATCACGATCGGCAAGGCCGACACCCGCGCCCTGCTGTGCCGGGCCCAGTCCGCGCGCTGCCTCGCCGCCTATCTCTACGCGGCCGCGGGAGCCGGCGAATCGACCACCGACGTCGCCTGGGACGGGCAGGCCGCGATCTTTGAGAACGGCGACCTGCTTTCGGAGACCGACCGTTTCCCCGACGGCGCGCGCCTCGCCCTTGCCGATGTCGACCTCGACCGGTTGCGCCAGGAACGGCTGCGCATGGGTTCGTTCGACGACAACCGGCGCTGGCACGGATCCGTGACCAACACGTTCCGACGGATCGCCTTCCGTCTCGATCCGCCTGCGGCCGATCTTGGCCTGCGGCGCACGGTCGAGCGCTTTCCCTTCGTGCCCGCCGATCCCGACCGCCTCGCTCAGGACTGCTACGAGGCCTACAACATCCAGGTCTCCGGCCTGATCCAGCGTCTGCAGGCGATCGGCATCAAGAAGGCGGTGATCGGCGTCTCGGGCGGCCTCGATTCGACCCAGGCCCTGATCGTCACGGCCCAGGCCTTCGATCGGCTGGGCTGGCCGCGGCGCGACATCCTCGCCTACACCATGCCCGGTTTCGCCACGAGCGATCATACCAAGGACAACGCGATCCGCCTGATGCGGTCGCTGGGCGTGTCCTGGCAGGAGCTCGACATCCGTCCGACGGCGACCACCATGCTTGCCGGCCTGGACCATCCGTTCGCCAAGGGCGAGCCGGTCTACGACGTGACCTTCGAGAACGTCCAGGCGGGCCTGCGCACCGACTACCTGTTCCGCCTCGCCAACCACCACGGCGGCATCGTGATCGGTACGGGCGACCTGTCCGAATTGGCGCTGGGCTGGTGCACCTACGGCGTCGGCGATCACATGTCGCATTACGGCGTCAACGCCGGGGTGCCCAAGACGCTGATCCAGCACCTGATCCGCTGGGTGATCGCGTCCGGCCAGTTCGAGACCGACGTCTGCTCCACCCTGGAGGCCATCCTCGCGACCGAGATCTCGCCCGAGCTGGTGCCGGCGGGCGCGGGCGAAGGGCCGCAGAGCACCGAGGCCAGGATCGGTCCCTACGCCCTGCAGGACTTCAACCTGTACTACACCCTGCGCTTCGGCTTCCTGCCCTCGAAGATCGCCTTCCTGGCGCGGCACGCCTGGGCCGATCCGAAGCGCGGCGAATTCCCGCCGGGCTTCCCCGAGGACAAGCGCCCATCGTACGATCTGCCGGCCATCAAGCACTGGCTGCGGGTCTTCCTCCAGCGCTTCTTCGGGTTCAGCCAGTTCAAGCGTTCCGCCCTGCCGAACGGGCCCAAGGTCAGCGCCGGCGGCTCCCTGTCGCCGCGAGGCGATTGGCGCGCGCCGTCGGACGGCAACGCGCGGATCTGGCTGGACGATCTCGATCGCAACGTGCCGGACATGTGA